Proteins co-encoded in one Abyssibacter profundi genomic window:
- the hemE gene encoding uroporphyrinogen decarboxylase, with protein sequence MDSPHRFIRALRRQPVDTTPVWIMRQAGRYLPEYRATRAEAGDFLTLCKTPELACEVTMQPLRRFELDAAILFSDILTIPDAMGLGLSLVEKQGPRFDRPVRDLSAIQALGVPDPEDDLGYVMDAVRLIRKTLDGRTPLIGFAGSPWTLACYMVEGQGSRDFARIKTLAYDRPDAMAHLLDILVESITLYLNAQIAAGAQAVQIFDTWGGSLSYDAYRRWSLEPMQRIVAGLDRGPEDAPVILFTKGGAPWLEQIADAGADALGLDWCCDPADARRRVGHRVALQGNLDPGILRADNHVIEREVARTLDAFGPQPGHVFNLGHGITPDIRPDAVAKLVNAVHGHPFESA encoded by the coding sequence ATGGACTCTCCTCACCGCTTTATCCGCGCGCTGCGTCGCCAGCCCGTGGACACCACGCCCGTCTGGATCATGCGTCAGGCCGGACGCTATCTGCCCGAGTACCGCGCCACCCGTGCCGAAGCTGGGGACTTTCTTACCCTGTGCAAAACGCCGGAGCTGGCCTGCGAAGTCACCATGCAGCCGCTACGGCGATTCGAACTCGACGCGGCCATCTTGTTCTCCGACATCCTGACGATTCCGGATGCCATGGGCCTGGGCTTGTCGCTGGTGGAAAAACAGGGCCCCCGCTTTGATCGGCCGGTACGCGATCTCAGCGCTATTCAGGCACTGGGCGTTCCCGACCCCGAGGATGATCTTGGCTATGTGATGGATGCCGTGCGCCTGATCCGCAAGACGCTGGACGGTCGCACACCCCTCATCGGCTTTGCCGGCAGCCCCTGGACACTGGCCTGCTACATGGTCGAGGGCCAGGGTTCGCGCGACTTTGCCCGCATCAAGACCCTCGCCTATGACCGGCCGGATGCGATGGCGCATTTACTGGATATTCTGGTCGAGTCCATCACGCTTTATCTCAACGCCCAAATCGCTGCCGGGGCGCAGGCCGTACAAATCTTCGACACCTGGGGCGGTTCGTTGTCCTACGACGCGTACCGGCGCTGGTCGCTGGAGCCCATGCAGCGCATCGTCGCTGGCCTAGACCGCGGCCCTGAGGATGCGCCCGTCATCCTCTTCACCAAGGGGGGCGCACCCTGGTTGGAGCAGATCGCCGACGCCGGCGCGGATGCCCTGGGCCTGGACTGGTGCTGCGATCCGGCCGACGCCCGACGCCGAGTCGGCCACCGCGTCGCGCTGCAAGGCAATCTGGACCCGGGCATCTTGCGTGCCGACAATCACGTGATCGAACGCGAGGTGGCCCGCACGCTGGACGCCTTCGGCCCACAGCCGGGTCATGTCTTTAACCTGGGGCACGGCATCACACCGGACATTCGTCCGGATGCGGTCGCCAAGCTGGTCAATGCCGTCCACGGCCACCCGTTCGAATCGGCCTGA
- the pyrF gene encoding orotidine-5'-phosphate decarboxylase, whose amino-acid sequence MTETTARQRLIVALDLPNAASARGLVASLDGAAGYYKVGLELAMDPGYFDLVAWLREQGHQVFCDLKLHDIPATVGRAVSRLADSGANLLTIHAGQQAMLEAAAEASGAELQVVAVTALTSLDQADLADLGINTPVDELVLRHARRARDAGLDGVVCSGHEVRRVRAALGPQALAVTPGIRPATNAVGDGDQKRVMTPAAAIAAGASHIVVGRPIRDAADPAAAARAIVAEIEQGLAERAA is encoded by the coding sequence ATGACCGAAACCACCGCCCGCCAGCGGCTGATTGTTGCGCTGGACCTACCCAACGCGGCCTCCGCGCGCGGGTTGGTTGCATCGCTGGACGGCGCGGCCGGCTACTACAAGGTTGGCCTGGAACTGGCGATGGACCCCGGCTACTTCGATCTGGTGGCCTGGTTACGCGAACAGGGTCACCAGGTGTTCTGTGACCTCAAGCTGCACGATATTCCGGCCACGGTCGGCCGTGCGGTCAGCCGGCTGGCCGATTCCGGCGCCAACCTGCTGACCATCCATGCCGGCCAGCAGGCCATGCTGGAGGCCGCCGCCGAGGCCAGCGGTGCCGAGCTGCAGGTCGTTGCCGTCACTGCGCTGACCAGCCTGGACCAGGCCGACCTCGCCGATCTGGGCATCAACACACCGGTCGATGAACTGGTCCTGCGGCATGCGCGCCGCGCCCGTGACGCCGGCCTGGACGGCGTGGTCTGCTCGGGGCATGAAGTCCGACGCGTCCGCGCGGCACTCGGCCCGCAGGCGTTGGCCGTGACCCCGGGCATCCGTCCGGCGACCAACGCGGTAGGCGACGGTGATCAGAAACGGGTGATGACACCGGCTGCCGCCATTGCGGCCGGCGCCAGCCATATCGTGGTCGGGCGACCGATTCGCGATGCCGCCGACCCCGCCGCCGCCGCCCGCGCAATCGTGGCGGAGATCGAACAGGGACTGGCCGAACGCGCAGCCTGA
- a CDS encoding FAD-dependent oxidoreductase has translation MGKNTTQFLDVPRHDPAKTSVEVRIKDFREIYASFDAESAAQQAGRCLSCGNPYCEWKCPVHNYIPNWLKLVEEGNLFEAAELSHKTNSLPEVCGRVCPQDRLCEGACTLNDGFGAVTIGNVEKYISDEAFKQGWRPDMSQVVATGKRVAIVGAGPAGLGCADVLARNGVQAVVFDKYDEIGGLLTFGIPPFKLEKEVVRNRRTILEGMGVEFRLGVEIGKDLPFQSLLDEYDAVFLGMGTYTYMKGGFPGEDLEGVYDALPYLVSNINRELALEDHPSEFIDMAGQKVVVLGGGDTAMDCNRTAVRQGAERVLCAYRRDEDNMPGSRREVANAKEEGVQFLFNRQPIEIVGDGRVEGVKVVQTQLGAPDNRGRRSPEPVPGTEEVIEADRVIIAFGFRPNPAEWFTDHQIGIHDDGRVQVKRAGEGHVFQTDNAKVFAGGDMVRGSDLVVTAVFEGRQAADAICEYLGV, from the coding sequence ATGGGTAAGAACACCACGCAATTCCTGGATGTGCCGCGCCACGACCCGGCCAAGACCTCGGTGGAAGTCCGGATCAAGGACTTCCGCGAGATTTACGCCAGTTTCGATGCCGAATCCGCAGCCCAGCAGGCCGGGCGCTGCCTGTCCTGTGGCAACCCCTACTGCGAATGGAAGTGTCCGGTCCACAACTACATTCCCAACTGGCTCAAGCTGGTTGAGGAAGGCAACCTGTTCGAAGCGGCGGAGCTATCTCATAAGACCAACTCCCTGCCCGAAGTCTGCGGGCGCGTCTGTCCGCAGGACCGGCTCTGCGAGGGTGCCTGCACCCTCAATGACGGGTTCGGCGCTGTCACCATCGGCAATGTCGAAAAGTACATCTCCGACGAGGCCTTCAAGCAGGGCTGGCGCCCGGACATGTCCCAGGTGGTGGCCACGGGCAAACGCGTCGCCATCGTCGGGGCCGGACCGGCCGGCCTGGGCTGCGCCGATGTGCTCGCCCGTAACGGCGTGCAGGCCGTGGTCTTCGACAAGTACGACGAGATCGGCGGCTTGCTGACCTTCGGTATCCCGCCCTTCAAGCTGGAAAAAGAGGTGGTGCGCAATCGCCGCACGATATTGGAAGGCATGGGCGTGGAATTCCGCCTCGGCGTCGAAATCGGCAAAGACCTGCCCTTCCAGTCGCTGCTTGATGAGTATGACGCCGTGTTTCTGGGCATGGGCACCTACACCTACATGAAGGGTGGGTTCCCCGGTGAAGACCTGGAAGGCGTGTACGACGCGCTGCCCTATCTGGTCTCCAACATTAACCGCGAACTGGCGTTGGAAGATCATCCCAGCGAGTTCATCGACATGGCAGGTCAGAAAGTCGTCGTGCTTGGCGGCGGCGACACGGCCATGGACTGCAATCGGACGGCGGTTCGCCAGGGTGCCGAGCGTGTCCTCTGTGCCTATCGCCGCGATGAGGACAACATGCCCGGCTCCCGCCGCGAGGTGGCCAACGCCAAGGAAGAAGGCGTGCAGTTCCTGTTCAACCGCCAGCCCATCGAGATTGTCGGCGACGGCCGTGTCGAAGGCGTGAAGGTCGTGCAGACCCAGTTGGGTGCGCCGGACAACCGCGGCCGCCGCAGCCCCGAGCCGGTCCCCGGCACCGAGGAAGTCATCGAGGCTGATCGCGTGATCATCGCCTTCGGTTTTCGTCCCAATCCCGCCGAGTGGTTCACCGATCATCAAATCGGCATCCACGACGATGGCCGGGTGCAGGTCAAGCGCGCCGGTGAGGGTCATGTCTTCCAGACGGACAATGCCAAGGTCTTTGCCGGTGGCGACATGGTCCGCGGCTCCGACCTGGTGGTCACGGCCGTGTTCGAGGGACGTCAGGCCGCCGACGCGATTTGCGAATACCTGGGCGTCTAG
- the gltB gene encoding glutamate synthase large subunit, giving the protein MAMTQQGLYRPEFERDNCGFGLIAQIDDQPSHWLVQTAISALARLTHRGAVAADGKSGDGCGLLMKKPDGFLRAVAEEQGIALGQGDYAVGNIFLSQDEAVAEQSRRQLAEALEARGLTLAGWREVPVDESALGDQARLTKPRIEQVFVTAPDDWHIFQFELALFRARRAAEKAIADIDPDFYVTTLSCRILLYKGLVMPAYLPVFYKDLNDERLASSVCVFHQRFSTNTLPRWPLAQPFRFLAHNGEINTIRGNRNWSVARARKFESGDLENIEELMPLVTMDGSDSQSLDNMLEVLLAGGMDIFAAARVMVPPAWQNVELMNPDLRAFYEYNSMHMEPWDGPAGLVMTDGRYAACGTDRNGLRPARYVITKDRVITLASEIGVYDYAPEDVVEKGRLRPGQMLAVDTQTGRVLYPDDIDRELAGRHPYKQWLKHGVRRIESKLTETDPWSFFDRTELATYQKLFQVTFEERDQVLRPLAEAGQEAVGSMGDDTPFPVLSQQHRSLYDYFRQQFAQVTNPPIDPLREQIVMSLESCLGAERSVFEETPDRAKRLLVDSPVLSTGKYEQLLALEDPAYANVRIRLAWTEDEGLAAAINRITHEAVEAVRGGKVVVVLTDRGLTPGELPVHALMATGAVHHALVRESLRTDANIIVDTATARDSHHFACLIGFGASCVHPYLAYECLFDMLRTGEIRDRERADLGRAFRKGINKGLYKIMSKMGISTIASYRGAQLFEIVGLSDEIVQRCFPGTVSRVQGTAFSDIEQETVELDRLARNPRKPLVQGGLLKYIHGGEYHAYNPDVVFTLQKAVKSGDFADYQEYVDQVSARPPAVLRDLFKIKPLGEPIPLEDVEPVSAIVRRFDSAGMSLGALSPEAHEALAIAMNRLGGRSNSGEGGEDPSRYGTERMSKIKQVASGRFGVTPHYLVNAEVLQIKVAQGAKPGEGGQLPGHKVNQMIAKLRYSKPGVALISPPPHHDIYSIEDLAQLIFDLKQVNPDALVSVKLVSGPGVGTIAAGVAKAYADLITISGYDGGTGASPLTSVRYAGTPWELGLAETHQTLRMNDLRGRVRLQTDGGLKIGSDVIKAAMLGAESFGFGTGPMVALGCKYLRICHLNNCATGVATQNKVLRLKHFIGLPEMVENFFRFIAEDVRQQLAALGARSVEELIGRSDLLDIDPGRTPKQNKLDLSPILSVDSLADPRTHICVEPRNEPYDKGELAEEMVQTCLPAIESKSGGRFPFRIANYHRSIGARLSGEIARRYGNEGMVDAPITIELNGTAGQSFGVWNAGGLHLDLIGDANDYVGKGMAGGRITIRPPEKSAFKTQDTTIIGNTCLYGATGGTLYAAGRAGERFAVRNSGALAVVEGCGDHGCEYMTGGVVCVLGSTGVNFGAGMTGGFAYVLDRDRHFVDRYNHELIDIHRLVAEHMEGHRHYVRDLIADYVKVTGSQWGAEILDDWRDWVGRFWLIKPKAIDIGDLLDAIRQAA; this is encoded by the coding sequence ATGGCAATGACACAGCAAGGGCTCTACCGCCCGGAATTTGAGCGTGACAACTGCGGTTTTGGCCTCATCGCCCAGATTGACGACCAACCCAGCCACTGGCTCGTTCAAACGGCGATTAGCGCACTTGCTCGTCTAACCCATCGCGGCGCCGTGGCTGCCGACGGCAAGTCCGGTGACGGCTGCGGCCTGCTGATGAAAAAGCCCGACGGCTTTCTGCGCGCAGTCGCCGAAGAACAGGGCATCGCCCTGGGCCAGGGCGATTACGCCGTCGGCAATATCTTCCTTTCGCAGGATGAGGCGGTTGCCGAGCAGTCCCGCCGCCAGCTGGCTGAGGCGCTGGAGGCCCGAGGCCTGACGCTGGCCGGCTGGCGCGAGGTGCCGGTGGACGAGTCGGCCCTCGGCGACCAGGCCCGGCTGACCAAGCCGCGCATCGAGCAGGTGTTCGTCACGGCACCGGACGACTGGCACATCTTCCAGTTCGAACTCGCCCTGTTCCGCGCCCGCCGCGCGGCCGAGAAGGCGATTGCAGACATCGACCCGGATTTCTACGTCACCACGCTGTCCTGCCGGATTCTGCTGTACAAGGGCCTGGTCATGCCGGCCTACCTGCCGGTGTTCTACAAGGACCTGAACGACGAGCGCCTGGCCTCGTCCGTCTGCGTATTCCACCAGCGCTTTTCGACCAATACGCTGCCGCGCTGGCCGCTGGCACAGCCGTTCCGCTTCCTGGCGCACAACGGCGAGATCAACACCATCCGCGGCAACCGCAACTGGTCGGTGGCGCGGGCGCGCAAGTTCGAAAGCGGCGACCTCGAGAACATCGAAGAGCTGATGCCGCTGGTCACAATGGACGGCTCGGACTCGCAGTCGCTGGATAACATGCTGGAAGTGCTGCTGGCCGGTGGCATGGACATCTTTGCCGCCGCGCGCGTGATGGTCCCGCCCGCCTGGCAGAACGTCGAGTTGATGAACCCCGACCTGCGCGCGTTCTACGAATACAACTCCATGCATATGGAGCCCTGGGATGGCCCGGCCGGCCTGGTGATGACCGATGGCCGCTACGCGGCCTGCGGCACCGACCGGAACGGCCTGCGTCCCGCGCGCTACGTGATCACCAAGGACCGCGTCATCACGTTGGCGTCCGAGATCGGCGTCTATGACTACGCACCTGAGGATGTCGTCGAAAAGGGCCGACTGCGCCCAGGCCAGATGCTGGCCGTCGATACCCAAACCGGCCGCGTGCTCTACCCCGACGACATCGACCGCGAGCTGGCTGGCCGCCACCCCTACAAGCAGTGGCTGAAGCACGGCGTTCGCCGGATCGAGTCCAAGCTCACGGAGACCGACCCCTGGTCGTTCTTCGACCGTACCGAACTAGCGACCTACCAGAAGCTGTTCCAGGTCACCTTTGAAGAGCGCGACCAGGTCTTGCGCCCGCTGGCCGAGGCCGGCCAAGAGGCCGTGGGCTCCATGGGCGATGACACCCCCTTCCCGGTGTTGTCACAGCAGCATCGCTCGCTATACGACTACTTCCGCCAGCAGTTTGCGCAGGTCACCAATCCGCCGATCGATCCGCTACGTGAGCAGATCGTCATGTCGTTGGAGTCTTGCCTGGGCGCCGAACGCAGCGTGTTCGAGGAAACACCAGACCGCGCCAAACGCCTGCTGGTGGACTCCCCCGTACTGTCCACCGGCAAGTACGAACAGTTGTTGGCGCTGGAAGATCCGGCCTATGCCAACGTACGTATTCGACTGGCCTGGACCGAAGACGAGGGCCTGGCTGCCGCCATCAACCGCATCACGCACGAGGCCGTCGAGGCCGTCCGCGGCGGCAAGGTGGTGGTCGTTCTCACCGATCGTGGCCTGACGCCCGGTGAGCTGCCGGTCCATGCCCTGATGGCCACCGGCGCCGTCCATCACGCACTGGTCCGTGAAAGCCTGCGCACCGACGCCAACATCATTGTCGACACAGCCACGGCCCGGGACTCGCATCATTTCGCCTGCCTGATCGGCTTCGGGGCGTCTTGTGTGCATCCCTATCTGGCCTATGAGTGCCTGTTCGACATGCTGCGCACCGGCGAGATTCGCGACCGTGAACGCGCCGACCTGGGCCGGGCCTTCCGCAAGGGCATTAACAAGGGCCTTTACAAGATCATGTCCAAGATGGGCATCTCGACGATTGCCAGCTACCGCGGCGCGCAGTTGTTCGAGATTGTCGGCCTATCGGACGAGATCGTGCAGCGCTGCTTCCCCGGCACCGTCAGCCGTGTGCAGGGCACCGCGTTCTCCGATATCGAGCAGGAGACGGTCGAGCTGGATCGACTGGCCCGTAACCCGCGCAAGCCATTGGTCCAGGGTGGTTTGCTCAAGTACATCCACGGCGGCGAATACCACGCCTACAACCCGGATGTCGTGTTCACGCTGCAAAAGGCGGTCAAGTCCGGCGACTTTGCCGACTATCAGGAATACGTGGACCAGGTCAGTGCACGACCACCCGCCGTGCTGCGCGATCTGTTCAAGATCAAGCCGCTGGGCGAGCCGATTCCGCTGGAGGATGTCGAGCCGGTCTCGGCCATTGTCCGACGCTTCGACTCCGCTGGCATGAGCCTGGGCGCGCTGTCGCCCGAGGCCCACGAAGCCCTGGCCATCGCGATGAACCGGCTGGGCGGTCGCTCCAACTCTGGCGAAGGCGGCGAAGACCCCTCTCGCTACGGCACCGAGCGCATGTCCAAGATCAAGCAGGTTGCCTCGGGCCGCTTTGGCGTCACCCCGCACTACCTGGTCAATGCCGAGGTGCTGCAGATCAAGGTGGCGCAGGGAGCCAAGCCCGGTGAGGGTGGCCAGTTGCCGGGCCACAAGGTCAACCAGATGATTGCCAAGCTGCGCTACTCCAAGCCTGGCGTCGCGCTGATCTCCCCGCCGCCCCATCACGACATCTATTCGATCGAGGATCTGGCGCAGCTCATCTTTGACCTCAAGCAGGTCAACCCTGACGCGCTGGTGTCGGTCAAGCTGGTTTCCGGCCCGGGTGTCGGCACGATTGCGGCCGGTGTGGCCAAGGCCTATGCCGACCTGATCACCATCTCCGGCTACGACGGTGGCACCGGCGCCAGCCCGCTCACCTCGGTGCGCTACGCCGGCACACCATGGGAACTGGGCCTGGCAGAAACCCACCAGACGCTGCGCATGAACGACCTGCGTGGCCGAGTGCGTCTGCAAACCGATGGCGGGCTTAAAATCGGTTCCGACGTCATCAAGGCCGCGATGCTGGGCGCTGAATCCTTCGGCTTTGGCACCGGCCCCATGGTCGCACTGGGCTGTAAGTACCTGCGTATCTGCCATCTGAACAACTGCGCCACCGGCGTGGCCACGCAGAACAAGGTGCTGCGACTCAAGCACTTCATCGGCCTGCCGGAGATGGTGGAGAATTTCTTCCGCTTCATCGCCGAAGATGTCCGCCAACAGCTGGCGGCCCTGGGGGCTCGCTCGGTCGAGGAACTGATCGGTCGCAGCGATCTGCTCGACATCGACCCGGGCCGCACCCCCAAGCAGAACAAGCTGGACCTGTCCCCCATTCTGTCGGTGGACAGCCTGGCCGATCCGCGCACGCATATTTGTGTCGAACCCCGTAACGAGCCCTACGACAAGGGTGAGCTGGCCGAAGAAATGGTGCAGACCTGCCTGCCGGCCATCGAATCCAAGTCGGGCGGGCGTTTTCCGTTCCGGATTGCCAATTACCACCGCTCCATCGGTGCGCGGCTGTCGGGCGAGATTGCCCGCCGCTACGGCAACGAGGGCATGGTTGACGCACCCATCACCATCGAGCTGAACGGCACGGCCGGTCAGAGCTTCGGCGTCTGGAATGCCGGCGGCCTGCATCTGGATTTGATTGGCGACGCCAACGATTACGTGGGCAAGGGCATGGCCGGTGGCCGGATCACCATCCGTCCCCCTGAAAAGAGCGCCTTCAAGACCCAGGACACGACGATCATCGGCAACACCTGCCTCTACGGCGCCACCGGCGGCACGCTCTACGCGGCCGGCCGCGCTGGTGAACGCTTTGCCGTGCGCAACTCCGGCGCCCTGGCCGTGGTGGAAGGCTGTGGCGACCACGGCTGCGAGTACATGACCGGCGGCGTGGTCTGCGTGCTGGGGTCGACGGGCGTGAACTTTGGCGCCGGGATGACCGGAGGATTCGCCTATGTGCTGGATCGCGATCGCCACTTCGTCGACCGCTACAATCACGAGCTCATCGATATACACCGGCTGGTTGCCGAACACATGGAAGGGCATCGGCATTACGTGCGCGACCTGATTGCCGACTACGTCAAGGTGACGGGCAGCCAGTGGGGTGCCGAAATTCTCGACGACTGGCGAGACTGGGTTGGCCGTTTCTGGCTGATCAAGCCCAAGGCCATCGATATCGGCGATCTGCTCGACGCCATCCGCCAGGCCGCCTGA
- a CDS encoding deoxyguanosinetriphosphate triphosphohydrolase has product MLAPYAASCETSRGRRVSETRSPNRTEYQRDRDRIVHCAAFRRLEYKTQVFVNHEGDLFRTRLTHSVEVAQIARTLARSLRLNEDLVEAISLAHDLGHTAFGHAGQDALNECMKPYGGFEHNIQSLRVVDVLENKYAAFQGLNLTFETREGILKHCTRAKAKRLGDVGQRFLDGSFPSLEAQLANLSDEIAYNNHDIDDGLRAGLLTLDQLVDVPLFARFYHEVMNSYQSLTPKQIRHEVIRRMINYLVLDVIETSQAALDALGPKSVDAVRQAGQPLISFSPEARRLNTELKRFLYQNLYSHHQVYRITSKARRVIKALFDAFLADPKLLPPKFSDRVPGEQADLERRTRARLIADYIAGMTDRYALDEYDRLFDPRRLR; this is encoded by the coding sequence ATGCTGGCGCCCTACGCAGCGAGTTGTGAAACCAGCCGCGGCCGGCGCGTCAGCGAGACCCGCTCTCCGAATCGAACGGAATACCAGCGCGACCGGGATCGAATTGTCCACTGCGCCGCCTTCCGCCGCCTGGAGTACAAGACCCAGGTCTTCGTCAATCACGAAGGCGACCTCTTCCGAACCCGGCTGACCCATTCCGTCGAAGTCGCCCAGATCGCGCGGACGCTGGCGCGCTCACTGCGGCTGAACGAGGACTTGGTGGAAGCCATATCGCTGGCCCATGATTTGGGTCACACCGCCTTCGGCCATGCGGGCCAGGATGCGCTGAACGAATGCATGAAGCCCTACGGCGGTTTCGAGCACAACATTCAGTCGCTGCGCGTGGTCGATGTCCTGGAGAACAAGTACGCCGCCTTTCAGGGGCTGAACCTGACCTTCGAAACCCGCGAGGGCATCCTCAAACACTGCACACGGGCCAAAGCGAAACGGCTCGGGGATGTGGGCCAGCGTTTTCTCGACGGCTCGTTTCCATCGCTGGAAGCCCAGCTCGCCAATCTCTCGGATGAAATTGCCTATAACAACCATGACATCGACGACGGCTTGCGCGCGGGATTGCTGACCCTGGACCAACTGGTCGACGTGCCGTTGTTTGCGCGTTTCTACCACGAGGTTATGAACAGCTATCAATCGCTCACGCCCAAGCAGATCCGCCATGAAGTGATCCGGCGCATGATCAACTACCTGGTGCTGGACGTGATCGAGACCAGCCAAGCTGCACTGGACGCGCTGGGGCCCAAGAGTGTCGATGCCGTCCGCCAGGCCGGCCAGCCGCTCATCAGCTTCAGCCCGGAGGCCCGGCGCCTGAACACCGAACTCAAGCGGTTCCTCTATCAAAACCTCTACAGCCACCATCAGGTCTATCGCATCACCAGCAAGGCGCGCCGGGTGATCAAGGCCTTGTTCGACGCGTTTCTGGCTGACCCCAAGCTACTACCACCGAAGTTTTCGGACCGCGTCCCCGGCGAGCAGGCAGATCTCGAACGCAGAACCCGCGCTCGCCTGATTGCCGACTACATCGCCGGCATGACCGATCGATACGCCCTGGACGAGTACGACCGCCTGTTCGACCCCCGACGGCTGCGCTAG
- the aroB gene encoding 3-dehydroquinate synthase yields the protein MTRTLQVELGDRSYPIAIGPDVLAHIDTRGQRCLVVSNDTIAPLHLQTLLAQLPDETATCILPDGEAHKTLESAAVILDALADGGFHRDALIIALGGGVIGDLAGFAAAVYHRGIDFIQIPTTLLSMVDSSVGGKTGVNHPAGKNLIGAFHQPRQVLADLSLLATLPDREYAAGLAEVVKYAALGDLDFLAWLEVRVAALRARDHAVLSETVERCCAAKARIVAADEREQGQRALLNLGHTFGHAIETASGYGTVLHGEAVAIGMVMAADLSHRLGWTSQHDVTRLSKLLQALDLPTRSPDIPVDQFIALMQRDKKVLNNRLRLVLLKPLGQALITSDVPPEPLRETLLAAT from the coding sequence ATGACCCGCACTCTGCAGGTGGAACTCGGAGACCGCAGCTACCCCATCGCCATCGGCCCTGACGTACTGGCGCACATCGACACCCGGGGTCAGCGCTGCCTGGTCGTCAGTAACGACACCATCGCACCGCTGCACCTGCAGACCCTGCTTGCCCAGCTGCCCGACGAGACGGCCACCTGCATTCTTCCAGATGGCGAGGCCCACAAGACGTTGGAGTCTGCTGCGGTGATCCTCGATGCACTCGCAGACGGCGGGTTCCACCGCGATGCCTTAATCATTGCCCTCGGTGGCGGGGTGATCGGCGATCTGGCGGGTTTTGCCGCCGCGGTCTATCACCGTGGGATCGACTTCATCCAGATTCCGACCACGCTGCTGTCCATGGTCGACTCCTCCGTCGGGGGCAAAACCGGCGTAAACCACCCCGCCGGCAAGAATCTGATAGGCGCCTTCCACCAACCGCGACAGGTGCTGGCCGACCTCAGCCTGCTCGCGACGCTACCCGACCGGGAATACGCGGCCGGATTGGCCGAGGTGGTGAAATATGCCGCATTGGGCGACCTCGATTTCCTGGCCTGGCTAGAAGTCCGGGTCGCCGCTCTACGTGCGCGCGATCACGCCGTGCTCAGCGAAACCGTCGAACGCTGCTGCGCCGCAAAAGCCCGCATCGTGGCGGCCGACGAACGCGAGCAAGGCCAGCGCGCGCTGCTTAACCTGGGCCACACCTTTGGGCACGCCATCGAGACGGCCAGCGGCTACGGCACCGTGCTGCACGGCGAGGCGGTGGCCATCGGCATGGTCATGGCCGCCGATTTGTCTCACCGGCTGGGCTGGACGAGCCAGCATGACGTGACGCGGCTGTCCAAGCTGCTTCAGGCTCTGGACCTGCCGACACGATCGCCGGACATCCCGGTCGACCAGTTCATCGCCCTGATGCAACGGGACAAGAAGGTGCTGAACAACCGCCTGAGGTTGGTGCTGCTCAAGCCGCTTGGACAGGCCCTGATCACCAGCGACGTGCCACCTGAGCCCCTGCGCGAAACCCTGCTGGCCGCGACCTGA
- the aroK gene encoding shikimate kinase AroK, with protein MTQDSAQLTRIFLVGPPGAGKTTIGRRLARLRALEFVDSDHEIEACCGVDIPYIFEIEGEAGFRRREAKMIDRLTQRDDIVLATGGGSVLMDDNRACLASRGYVIYLHATLEQQLQRTRNSQGRPLLNAGNRKQTLTTLFQTRDPLYREIADLIVETRGRAAKAVAQDIHRHLNTSQTAL; from the coding sequence ATGACACAGGACAGCGCGCAGCTGACCCGGATCTTTCTGGTCGGACCACCGGGCGCCGGCAAGACCACGATCGGCCGGCGCCTGGCGCGTCTGCGAGCGTTGGAATTTGTCGACAGCGACCACGAGATCGAAGCCTGCTGCGGTGTCGATATCCCCTATATCTTCGAGATTGAAGGGGAAGCCGGATTTCGCCGCCGCGAAGCGAAGATGATCGACCGGCTGACGCAGCGCGACGACATTGTCCTCGCCACAGGCGGTGGCTCGGTGCTCATGGATGACAACCGGGCTTGTCTCGCAAGCCGCGGCTATGTGATTTATCTACATGCCACGCTGGAACAGCAGTTGCAGCGAACACGCAACAGCCAGGGGCGCCCGCTGCTCAACGCCGGCAATCGCAAACAGACCTTGACCACGCTGTTCCAGACCCGCGACCCGCTGTACCGGGAGATCGCGGACCTCATCGTGGAAACCCGAGGCCGGGCCGCCAAGGCCGTGGCCCAGGACATCCACCGTCACCTCAATACAAGCCAGACCGCGCTATGA